One window of the Flavobacteriaceae bacterium YJPT1-3 genome contains the following:
- a CDS encoding START-like domain-containing protein, with translation MDDKIKYEIEFVVHASPSLLFQYMATPSGMSEWFADNVNSRGEFYTFIWEGSEEKAKLLSRKTDERIKFRWMDDEEEGNPYFFELRIQVDEITKDVSLIITDFAEEDEVEESKMFWENQISELKHVIGSV, from the coding sequence ATGGACGATAAAATAAAATACGAAATCGAGTTTGTGGTGCATGCCTCTCCCTCTTTACTCTTTCAATATATGGCCACTCCTTCAGGCATGTCTGAGTGGTTTGCCGATAATGTTAATTCTCGTGGTGAATTCTATACCTTCATTTGGGAAGGAAGCGAAGAGAAAGCCAAATTGCTAAGCCGTAAAACGGATGAACGCATTAAGTTCCGATGGATGGACGATGAGGAAGAAGGTAATCCTTACTTCTTTGAATTACGCATTCAGGTGGACGAAATCACCAAGGATGTTTCTTTGATCATCACCGACTTTGCCGAAGAGGATGAGGTGGAAGAAAGTAAGATGTTCTGGGAGAATCAGATTTCTGAATTAAAACATGTGATCGGATCGGTTTAA